From Flaviflexus ciconiae:
GCCATCGAAGGGACGAAGAACATTGCGAGGAAGATACCCGTGAGGATGAGGGTGATGAACGAGTAAAGCGCTACCTCACCGAGGAGGAACGACCAGTGGTCGGGGAACAGCTTGCGCGCAAACCCCTTGATGACACCGGACATGCCGACGCGTTCGTCAACATAGTTGTACGCTCCGCCGGACTGCTTCGGCTTTTGTGAATACTTCGGAGTGGTCACTTCTTACGCTCCCAGTAGCTCGGGCCGACAGGTTCGGGGAAATCGCCCTCGGCAATGAGGTAGCCCTCTTCGTCAACGGTGATCGGCAACTGCGGTAGGGGCCGCTTAGCCGGGCCGAACACAACCTTCGCGCCGTCGGAGACATCGAATGTCGACTGGTGGCAGGGGCAGAGCAGATGGTGGGTCTGCTGCTCGTAGAGAGCCACGGGGCAACCAACGTGCGTGCAAATCTTCGAGAAAGCAACGATGCCATCGAGTGAGTTCTCGGGCTGCTTGAGGTCCTTCTCATCGAGACGGATCACAAGAACGACGGCCTTGGCTTTCTCGTCCGCGTAGCCCTCCTCGTGGGAGAGATCGTTGAGTCCCTCGGGAATGACGTGGAAGACCGAACCAATCGTTACGTCATCCATCTTGATGGGGCGCGACATGTCGTGCGGCCCGTCAGTCATGAGGCGCTTGCCCCTAGCCCACATGGTGTGCTTCAGCTTGCTGATGTCCCAGCCGTCCTCTTCACCCAGGTTCGCGACCAGGGGAACAAGGAAGGGCAGGGGAACGAGGGCAAGGGCACCGCCGAGAGCGGCCGTGATGAACGGGCGGCGAGCGACGCCGGAATCGGCGACGCCCTGGCGCATGATCTCCATGGCCTCGGCGCGCTCCTCGGGGGACGTGCGGGAGGTGTGACGCTCCTCAACCATCTCCTCGTCGTTCATGAGGGCCTTCGCCCAGTAGACGGCTGCGAAGCCAATACCGCCGAAACCGATGGCAAGCCCCAGTCCAAGGACGAGGTTGCCGAGGCGGATATTGCCGAGCGTCGAGTAGTCCGGGAGCACGAAGTAGAGGACGACCGCTGCGAGCGACGCGAGTGCCGACAGCGAGAAGACACCCGTGACGATTGCGGAGTCGAGCTTCTTCAGGC
This genomic window contains:
- the qcrA gene encoding cytochrome bc1 complex Rieske iron-sulfur subunit; this encodes MSKDIQSASTLSNDPEERFENPGLPPHTPRKNESKPGLKKLDSAIVTGVFSLSALASLAAVVLYFVLPDYSTLGNIRLGNLVLGLGLAIGFGGIGFAAVYWAKALMNDEEMVEERHTSRTSPEERAEAMEIMRQGVADSGVARRPFITAALGGALALVPLPFLVPLVANLGEEDGWDISKLKHTMWARGKRLMTDGPHDMSRPIKMDDVTIGSVFHVIPEGLNDLSHEEGYADEKAKAVVLVIRLDEKDLKQPENSLDGIVAFSKICTHVGCPVALYEQQTHHLLCPCHQSTFDVSDGAKVVFGPAKRPLPQLPITVDEEGYLIAEGDFPEPVGPSYWERKK